The following coding sequences are from one Capsicum annuum cultivar UCD-10X-F1 chromosome 3, UCD10Xv1.1, whole genome shotgun sequence window:
- the LOC107863998 gene encoding metal tolerance protein 2, producing MLVARLITNNLNRIRKISSLSSSTTTTTTTLIHHNYNFQFDDDSSARNVVNGSFMFQRRWHTGDSHSHHDLRSGKDGERIFRLGLAADIGLAASKAFTGYVSGSTAIIADAAHSVSDVVLSGVALLSFKAAMVPKDKEHPYGHGKFETLGALGISGVLLATAGGIGWHALDVLLGLWSAAPEVVNQSHLHLHEQHHSGHHHGIDMDHPVLALNVTILSIAVKEALYWITKRAGERVGSGLMKANAWHHRADAVSSVVALIGVGGSILGVKILDPLAGLLVAGMIMKAGLESGYQSVLELVDAAIPSNTLEPFKRTILQVDGVKGCSHLRGRRAGSYLYLDVIVEVDPFSSVSAAHEIGENVSREIQRLHPEIAEVFVHIEPSTIHIPPTAEFQQQSTNIMGDTEKHSSLEHADIENTVCSILSTSFPQKMIVERVTPHLLQGQVLLQVEVSMPPDLLIRDAVKVAEEAEKLIMEAAPNIVHVCIQLRLGQPMPESYHELVESRNRETDN from the exons ATGTTAGTAGCTAGATTGATCACAAACAATCTAAATCGAATACGAAAAATCTCCTcactatcatcatcaacaacaacaacaacaacaactctcATTCACCACAACTACAATTTCCAATTCGATGATGATTCATCAGCTAGAAATGTTGTGAATGGGAGTTTTATGTTTCAGAGGAGGTGGCATACGGGCGATTCACATTCTCATCATGATCTTCGGTCTGGTAAAGACGGAGAGAGGATTTTCCGGCTTGGACTTGCTGCTGATATTGGCCTAGCTGCTAGTAAAGCTTTTACAGGTTATGTATCTGGAAGCACCGCTATTATTGCTGATGCCGCCCATTCTGTTTCCGACGTG GTTCTGAGTGGTGTGGCATTGCTGTCATTTAAAGCTGCAATGGTTCCCAAGGACAAAGAACATCCTTATG GACATGGTAAATTTGAGACTCTTGGAGCTCTTGGAATTTCTGGTGTGCTGTTGGCTACGGCTGGAGGTATTGGATGGCATGCTTTAGATGTTCTGCTG GGATTGTGGTCTGCAGCACCTGAAGTTGTTAATCAGTCTCATCTGCACCTGCACGAGCAACATCATAGCGGTCATCACCATGGAATCGATATGGATCATCCTGTCCTTGCTTTGAATGTGACTATACTCTCTATAGCTGTTAAAGAAGC ATTATACTGGATAACAAAAAGAGCAGGAGAAAGGGTTGGCAGTGGGCTAATGAAAGCCAATGCTTGGCATCATCGTGCCGATGCAGTATCTTCCGTTGTTGCTCTGATAGGGGTTG gTGGTTCTATCCTTGGCGTGAAGATCCTGGATCCACTTGCTGGGCTGCTTGTTGCAGGCATGATCATGAAAGCTGGACTTGAATCTGGATATCAGAG TGTCTTGGAATTGGTTGATGCTGCTATTCCTTCTAATACTCTGGAGCCTTTCAAGCGCACAATTCTACAAGTTGACGGAGTCAAG GGCTGCAGTCACCTGAGAGGAAGGAGGGCTGGTTCATATCTCTATCTTGATGTTATAGTTGAG GTTGACCCCTTTTCTAGTGTGAGTGCTGCACATGAGATCGGGGAAAATGTCAGCCGCGAAATTCAGCGGTTACATCCCGAAATAGCTGAAGTATTTGTACACATAG AACCATCAACGATACACATTCCACCGACTGCTGAGTTTCAACAGCAGAGTACTAACATAATGGGTGATACCGAAAAACATTCTTCATTGGAGCATGCAGACATTGAAAATACAGTTTGCAGCATTTTATCTACAAGCTTTCCGCAG AAGATGATTGTTGAGCGCGTAACTCCACATCTGCTGCAAGGACAGGTTTTACTTCAAGTGGAAGTTTCAATGCCTCCTGATCTCTTGATTAG GGATGCAGTAAAAGTTGCAGAAGAGGCAGAAAAATTAATCATGGAGGCAGCACCCAATATTGTTCATGTGTGCATTCAGCTACGCCTAGGGCAACCTATGCCAGAGTCTTACCACGAATTGGTAGAGAGCAGAAATCGGGAGACAGATAACTGA